The Rhodoferax sediminis genome has a segment encoding these proteins:
- a CDS encoding FAD:protein FMN transferase has protein sequence MLRRAKPLLGTLVEVACEAADEATALQASQAAFAAVAQVHRCMSRHEAGSDLGRLNAAAPGAWLTIDTETVAVLALALALSRQTGGVFDVCASSAQGSWRELELDAANRRVRKHAPAQADLGGIAKGHAVDLAVAALRAAGADRGWVNAGGDVRVFGALALPLRVRAPWNLSQTLPCTILRNQAAATSASYLLEAPALRHGITKKTVDAHTSWTVTAPECIAADALTKLVAASGDARHPVLTRHGACAWVYHDSPPLEAA, from the coding sequence ATGCTGCGCCGCGCCAAACCCCTGCTGGGCACTCTGGTCGAGGTGGCCTGCGAGGCCGCGGATGAGGCCACGGCCCTGCAGGCCAGCCAGGCCGCCTTTGCGGCCGTCGCGCAGGTGCACCGGTGCATGAGCCGGCACGAGGCCGGCAGCGATCTGGGCCGATTGAACGCGGCCGCGCCCGGTGCCTGGCTGACCATTGACACAGAAACCGTCGCCGTGCTGGCCCTCGCCCTGGCGCTGAGCCGCCAGACCGGTGGCGTGTTCGACGTCTGCGCGAGCAGCGCGCAGGGCAGCTGGCGCGAGCTGGAACTGGACGCGGCGAACCGGCGCGTGCGCAAGCACGCGCCGGCGCAGGCCGACCTGGGCGGCATCGCCAAGGGCCATGCGGTGGACCTGGCCGTGGCCGCCCTGCGCGCCGCCGGGGCCGACCGCGGTTGGGTGAATGCCGGCGGCGACGTGCGCGTGTTCGGCGCGCTGGCCCTACCGCTGCGGGTGCGCGCGCCGTGGAATCTTTCGCAGACCCTGCCCTGCACCATTCTTCGCAACCAGGCCGCCGCGACCTCGGCCTCGTACCTGCTGGAGGCCCCGGCGCTGCGCCATGGCATTACAAAGAAAACGGTGGATGCCCATACCAGCTGGACCGTCACCGCTCCTGAATGCATAGCAGCCGACGCCCTCACCAAACTCGTGGCAGCGAGCGGCGACGCACGACACCCGGTGCTGACGCGGCACGGCGCCTGCGCGTGGGTCTACCATGACAGCCCGCCGCTCGAGGCAGCCTGA